A stretch of the Equus quagga isolate Etosha38 chromosome 9, UCLA_HA_Equagga_1.0, whole genome shotgun sequence genome encodes the following:
- the FCHO1 gene encoding F-BAR domain only protein 1 isoform X5 yields MVQTGVLWQTGQGHNDDGETEAQSWTVTQTPGAAQRGAECSGLDSAGPEYKSLPGCLTLAPGTRQKPAGVSTEAIGMSYFGEHFWGEKNHGFDVLYQSMKQGPVSTKELADFIRERATIEETYSKAMAKLSKLASNGTPMGTFAPLWEVFRVSSDKLALCHLELTRKLQDLIKDVLRYGEEQLKAHKKCKEEAVGTLDAVQVLAGVSQLLPKSRENYLNRCMDQERLRRESTNQKEMDKAETKTKKAAESLRRSVEKYNSARADFEQKMLDSALRFQALEETHLRHMKALLGSYAHSVENTHVQIGQVHEEFKQNIENVSVEMLLRKFAESKGTGREKPGPLDFEAYSTAALQEAMKRLRAAKAFRLPGLSRREREPPAAADALEPGSGTCAEVDEEGFTVRPDVTQNSTAEPSRCSSSDSDFDDDEPRKFYVHIKPVPARAPACSPEAATAQLRATAGSLILPPGPGGTMKRHSSRDAAGKPQRPRSAPRTGSCAEKLQSDEQVSKNLFGPPLEAAFDHEDFTGSSSLGFTSSPSPFSSSSPENVEDSGLDSPSHAAPGPSPDSWAPCPGTPQSPAGCRAPPPESRGTRTVQPSDSPQPLAPSPGPWGLEAVAGGDLMPAPGELTARDGLAAPPRRARSRKVSCPLARSSGDLSRSLSPSPLGSSAPSTVPERPSFSSQTGHGVSRGPSPVVLGSQDALPVATAFTEYVHAYFRGHSPSCLARVTGELTMTFPAGIVRVFSGTPPPPVLSFRLVHTTRIEHFQPNAELLFSDPSQSDPETKDFWLNMAALTDALQRQAEQNPAASYYNVVLLRYQFSRPGPQAVPLQLSAHWQCGAALTQVSVEYSYRPGATAVPTPLTNVQILLPVGEPVTNVRLQPAATWNLEEKRLLWKLPDVSEAGGSGCLSASWEPCSGPSTPSPVAAQFTSEGATLSGVDLELVGSGYRMSLVKRRFATGMYLVSC; encoded by the exons GAGCTGCCCAGCGTGGAGCTGAGTGCTCAGGTCTGGACTCAGCTGGCCCAGAGTACAAGTCACTTCCTGGCTGTCTGACCTTG GCACCAGGCACTAGACAGAAGCCTGCGGGGGTCTCCACAGAGGCCATCGGGATGTCGTATTTTGGGGAGCATTTTTGG GGCGAGAAGAACCATGGCTTTGACGTCTTGTACCAAAGCATGAAGCAGGGACCCGTCTCCACCAAGGAGCTGGCCGACTTCATCCGGGAGAG GGCCACCATCGAGGAGACCTACTCGAAGGCGATGGCAAAGCTTTCCAAGCTGGCCAGCAACGGGACCCCCATGGG GACTTTCGCCCCGCTCTGGGAGGTCTTCCGTGTCTCCTCGGACAAGCTGGCGCTCTGCCATCTGGAGCTGACGCGGAAGCTGCAGGACCTCATCAAGGACGTGCTCCGATACGGGGAGGAACAGCTCAAGGCTCACAAGAAG TGCAAGGAGGAAGCCGTGGGCACGCTGGACGCCGTGCAGGTCCTCGCGGGCGTCAGCCAGCTCCTGCCCAAGTCCCGCGAGAACTACCTGAACCGCTGCATGGACCAGGAGCGGCTGCGGAGGGAGAGCACCAACCAGAAGGAGATGGACAAG GCCGAGACCAAGACCAAGAAGGCGGCGGAGAGCCTGCGGCGCTCGGTGGAAAAGTACAATTCGGCCCGCGCCGACTTTGAGCAGAAGATGCTGGACTCGGCTCTG CGCTTCCAAGCCCTGGAGGAGACGCACCTGCGGCACATGAAGGCGCTGCTGGGCTCCTACGCCCACTCGGTGGAGAACACCCACGTGCAGATCGGGCAG GTGCACGAGGAGTTTAAGCAGAACATAGAGAACGTCAGCGTGGAGATGCTGCTGCGCAAGTTCGCGGAGAGCAAGGGCACGGGCCGCGAGAAGCCTG GCCCCCTGGACTTCGAGGCGTACAGCACAGCAGCCCTGCAGGAAG CTATGAAGCGGCTGCGGGCCGCCAAGGCCTTTCGCCTCCCGGGACTGAGCCGGCGCGAGCGGGAGCCACCTGCAGCTGC AGACGCCCTGGAGCCCGGGTCAGGG ACGTGTGCAGAGGTGGACGAAGAAGGTTTCACTGTCCGGCCTGATGTGACCCAGAACA GCACAGCCGAGCCCTCCCGCTGCTCGTCCAGCGACTCCGACTTCGACGACGACGAGCCCCGCAAGTTCTACGTGCACATCAAGCCGGTCCCGGCCCGGGCGCCGGCCTGCAGCCCCGAGGCGGCCACCGCGCAGCTCCGGGCCACGGCGGGCAGCCTCATCCTCCCTCCCGGCCCAGGG GGCACCATGAAACGCCACTCCTCAC GTGACGCTGCTGGGAAACCACAGAGGCCTCGATCCGCCCCGAGGACTGGCAG CTGTGCAGAGAAGCTGCAGTCGGACGAGCAAGTTTCCAAGAACCTCTTTGGGCCGCCCCTAGAGGCGGCCTTTGACCACGAAGATTTTACAG GCTCCAGCAGCCTCGGCTTCACCTCCAGCCCCTCGCCTTTCTCGTCCTCGTCGCCCGAGAACGTGGAGGACTCCGGCCTGGACTCGCCGTCCCACGCGGCGCCCGGCCCCTCCCCGGATTCCTGGGCCCCCTGCCCGGGCACCCCGCAGAGCCCTGCTGGCTGTAGGGCACCGCCCCCGGAGTCGAGGGGGACACGGACCGTGCAACCGTCGGACTCGCCCCAGCCCCTCGCGCCATCCCCGGGCCCCTGGGGGCTGGAGGCTGTGGCCGGAGGAG ACCTGATGCCTGCGCCTGGCGAGCTCACAGCCAGGGACGGCCTGGCAGCGCCACCCCGGAGAGCCCGCTCCAGGAAGGTGTCCTGCCCCCTCGCGCGCAGCAGCGGGGACCTG TCTCGGTCCCTCAGCCCCTCGCCACTGGGCTCCTCGGCCCCCAGCACAGTTCCAGAACGGCCCAGCTTCTCCTCCCAGACAGGCCACG GAGTCTCCCGGGGCCCAAGCCCTGTGGTCCTGGGCTCCCAGGATGCCCTGCCCGTGGCCACTGCCTTCACCGAGTATGTCCACGCCTACTTCCGGGGCCACAGCCCCAG ctgcctgGCTCGGGTAACTGGGGAGCTGACCATGACCTTCCCTGCCGGCATCGTGCGTGTGTTCAGTGGGACCCCACCCCCGCCGGTCCTCAGCTTCCGCCTCGTGCACACGACCCGCATTGAGCACTTCCAGCCCAATGCTGAACTGCTCTTCAG TGACCCCTCCCAGAGCGACCCTGAGACCAAAGACTTCTGGCTCAACATGGCGGCTCTGACGGACGCCCTGCAGCGCCAGGCAGAGCAGAACCCGGCTGCCTCCTACTACAATGTGGTGCTCCTACGATACCAG TTCTCGCGCCCGGGGCCGCAGGCCGTGCCCCTGCAGCTGAGCGCGCACTGGCAGTGCGGGGCGGCCCTCACTCAGGTCTCGGTGGAGTACAGCTACCGGCCTGGGGCCACGGCCGTGCCCACGCCGCTCACCAACGTCCAGATCCTGCTGCCTGTGGGGGAGCCGGTGACCAACGTGCGCCTGCAGCCGGCCGCCACTTG GAACCTGGAGGAGAAGCGACTCCTATGGAAGCTTCCAGATGTGTCCGAGGCAGGGG GCTCCGGCTGCCTGTCTGCCAGCTGGGAGCCGTGCTCGGGGCCCAGCACACCCAGCCCCGTGGCCGCTCAGTTCACCAGTGAGGGGGCCACTCTGTCGGGCGTGGACCTGGAGCTGGTGGGCAGCGGCTACCGCATGTCGCTAGTAAAGAGGAGGTTCGCCACAG GGATGTACCTGGTGAGCTGCTGA
- the FCHO1 gene encoding F-BAR domain only protein 1 isoform X4 — protein sequence MVQTGVLWQTGQGHNDDGETEAQSWTVTQTPGAAQRGAECSGLDSAGPEYKSLPGCLTLAPGTRQKPAGVSTEAIGMSYFGEHFWGEKNHGFDVLYQSMKQGPVSTKELADFIRERATIEETYSKAMAKLSKLASNGTPMGTFAPLWEVFRVSSDKLALCHLELTRKLQDLIKDVLRYGEEQLKAHKKCKEEAVGTLDAVQVLAGVSQLLPKSRENYLNRCMDQERLRRESTNQKEMDKAETKTKKAAESLRRSVEKYNSARADFEQKMLDSALRFQALEETHLRHMKALLGSYAHSVENTHVQIGQVHEEFKQNIENVSVEMLLRKFAESKGTGREKPGPLDFEAYSTAALQEAMKRLRAAKAFRLPGLSRREREPPAAADALEPGSGTCAEVDEEGFTVRPDVTQNSTAEPSRCSSSDSDFDDDEPRKFYVHIKPVPARAPACSPEAATAQLRATAGSLILPPGPGGTMKRHSSRDAAGKPQRPRSAPRTGSCAEKLQSDEQVSKNLFGPPLEAAFDHEDFTGEGGSSSLGFTSSPSPFSSSSPENVEDSGLDSPSHAAPGPSPDSWAPCPGTPQSPAGCRAPPPESRGTRTVQPSDSPQPLAPSPGPWGLEAVAGGDLMPAPGELTARDGLAAPPRRARSRKVSCPLARSSGDLSRSLSPSPLGSSAPSTVPERPSFSSQTGHGVSRGPSPVVLGSQDALPVATAFTEYVHAYFRGHSPSCLARVTGELTMTFPAGIVRVFSGTPPPPVLSFRLVHTTRIEHFQPNAELLFSDPSQSDPETKDFWLNMAALTDALQRQAEQNPAASYYNVVLLRYQFSRPGPQAVPLQLSAHWQCGAALTQVSVEYSYRPGATAVPTPLTNVQILLPVGEPVTNVRLQPAATWNLEEKRLLWKLPDVSEAGGSGCLSASWEPCSGPSTPSPVAAQFTSEGATLSGVDLELVGSGYRMSLVKRRFATGMYLVSC from the exons GAGCTGCCCAGCGTGGAGCTGAGTGCTCAGGTCTGGACTCAGCTGGCCCAGAGTACAAGTCACTTCCTGGCTGTCTGACCTTG GCACCAGGCACTAGACAGAAGCCTGCGGGGGTCTCCACAGAGGCCATCGGGATGTCGTATTTTGGGGAGCATTTTTGG GGCGAGAAGAACCATGGCTTTGACGTCTTGTACCAAAGCATGAAGCAGGGACCCGTCTCCACCAAGGAGCTGGCCGACTTCATCCGGGAGAG GGCCACCATCGAGGAGACCTACTCGAAGGCGATGGCAAAGCTTTCCAAGCTGGCCAGCAACGGGACCCCCATGGG GACTTTCGCCCCGCTCTGGGAGGTCTTCCGTGTCTCCTCGGACAAGCTGGCGCTCTGCCATCTGGAGCTGACGCGGAAGCTGCAGGACCTCATCAAGGACGTGCTCCGATACGGGGAGGAACAGCTCAAGGCTCACAAGAAG TGCAAGGAGGAAGCCGTGGGCACGCTGGACGCCGTGCAGGTCCTCGCGGGCGTCAGCCAGCTCCTGCCCAAGTCCCGCGAGAACTACCTGAACCGCTGCATGGACCAGGAGCGGCTGCGGAGGGAGAGCACCAACCAGAAGGAGATGGACAAG GCCGAGACCAAGACCAAGAAGGCGGCGGAGAGCCTGCGGCGCTCGGTGGAAAAGTACAATTCGGCCCGCGCCGACTTTGAGCAGAAGATGCTGGACTCGGCTCTG CGCTTCCAAGCCCTGGAGGAGACGCACCTGCGGCACATGAAGGCGCTGCTGGGCTCCTACGCCCACTCGGTGGAGAACACCCACGTGCAGATCGGGCAG GTGCACGAGGAGTTTAAGCAGAACATAGAGAACGTCAGCGTGGAGATGCTGCTGCGCAAGTTCGCGGAGAGCAAGGGCACGGGCCGCGAGAAGCCTG GCCCCCTGGACTTCGAGGCGTACAGCACAGCAGCCCTGCAGGAAG CTATGAAGCGGCTGCGGGCCGCCAAGGCCTTTCGCCTCCCGGGACTGAGCCGGCGCGAGCGGGAGCCACCTGCAGCTGC AGACGCCCTGGAGCCCGGGTCAGGG ACGTGTGCAGAGGTGGACGAAGAAGGTTTCACTGTCCGGCCTGATGTGACCCAGAACA GCACAGCCGAGCCCTCCCGCTGCTCGTCCAGCGACTCCGACTTCGACGACGACGAGCCCCGCAAGTTCTACGTGCACATCAAGCCGGTCCCGGCCCGGGCGCCGGCCTGCAGCCCCGAGGCGGCCACCGCGCAGCTCCGGGCCACGGCGGGCAGCCTCATCCTCCCTCCCGGCCCAGGG GGCACCATGAAACGCCACTCCTCAC GTGACGCTGCTGGGAAACCACAGAGGCCTCGATCCGCCCCGAGGACTGGCAG CTGTGCAGAGAAGCTGCAGTCGGACGAGCAAGTTTCCAAGAACCTCTTTGGGCCGCCCCTAGAGGCGGCCTTTGACCACGAAGATTTTACAGGTGAAGGAG GCTCCAGCAGCCTCGGCTTCACCTCCAGCCCCTCGCCTTTCTCGTCCTCGTCGCCCGAGAACGTGGAGGACTCCGGCCTGGACTCGCCGTCCCACGCGGCGCCCGGCCCCTCCCCGGATTCCTGGGCCCCCTGCCCGGGCACCCCGCAGAGCCCTGCTGGCTGTAGGGCACCGCCCCCGGAGTCGAGGGGGACACGGACCGTGCAACCGTCGGACTCGCCCCAGCCCCTCGCGCCATCCCCGGGCCCCTGGGGGCTGGAGGCTGTGGCCGGAGGAG ACCTGATGCCTGCGCCTGGCGAGCTCACAGCCAGGGACGGCCTGGCAGCGCCACCCCGGAGAGCCCGCTCCAGGAAGGTGTCCTGCCCCCTCGCGCGCAGCAGCGGGGACCTG TCTCGGTCCCTCAGCCCCTCGCCACTGGGCTCCTCGGCCCCCAGCACAGTTCCAGAACGGCCCAGCTTCTCCTCCCAGACAGGCCACG GAGTCTCCCGGGGCCCAAGCCCTGTGGTCCTGGGCTCCCAGGATGCCCTGCCCGTGGCCACTGCCTTCACCGAGTATGTCCACGCCTACTTCCGGGGCCACAGCCCCAG ctgcctgGCTCGGGTAACTGGGGAGCTGACCATGACCTTCCCTGCCGGCATCGTGCGTGTGTTCAGTGGGACCCCACCCCCGCCGGTCCTCAGCTTCCGCCTCGTGCACACGACCCGCATTGAGCACTTCCAGCCCAATGCTGAACTGCTCTTCAG TGACCCCTCCCAGAGCGACCCTGAGACCAAAGACTTCTGGCTCAACATGGCGGCTCTGACGGACGCCCTGCAGCGCCAGGCAGAGCAGAACCCGGCTGCCTCCTACTACAATGTGGTGCTCCTACGATACCAG TTCTCGCGCCCGGGGCCGCAGGCCGTGCCCCTGCAGCTGAGCGCGCACTGGCAGTGCGGGGCGGCCCTCACTCAGGTCTCGGTGGAGTACAGCTACCGGCCTGGGGCCACGGCCGTGCCCACGCCGCTCACCAACGTCCAGATCCTGCTGCCTGTGGGGGAGCCGGTGACCAACGTGCGCCTGCAGCCGGCCGCCACTTG GAACCTGGAGGAGAAGCGACTCCTATGGAAGCTTCCAGATGTGTCCGAGGCAGGGG GCTCCGGCTGCCTGTCTGCCAGCTGGGAGCCGTGCTCGGGGCCCAGCACACCCAGCCCCGTGGCCGCTCAGTTCACCAGTGAGGGGGCCACTCTGTCGGGCGTGGACCTGGAGCTGGTGGGCAGCGGCTACCGCATGTCGCTAGTAAAGAGGAGGTTCGCCACAG GGATGTACCTGGTGAGCTGCTGA
- the FCHO1 gene encoding F-BAR domain only protein 1 isoform X7 — translation MVQTGVLWQTGQGHNDDGETEAQSWTVTQTPGAAQRGAECSGLDSAGPEYKSLPGCLTLAPGTRQKPAGVSTEAIGMSYFGEHFWGEKNHGFDVLYQSMKQGPVSTKELADFIRERATIEETYSKAMAKLSKLASNGTPMGTFAPLWEVFRVSSDKLALCHLELTRKLQDLIKDVLRYGEEQLKAHKKCKEEAVGTLDAVQVLAGVSQLLPKSRENYLNRCMDQERLRRESTNQKEMDKAETKTKKAAESLRRSVEKYNSARADFEQKMLDSALRFQALEETHLRHMKALLGSYAHSVENTHVQIGQVHEEFKQNIENVSVEMLLRKFAESKGTGREKPGPLDFEAYSTAALQEAMKRLRAAKAFRLPGLSRREREPPAAADALEPGSGTCAEVDEEGFTVRPDVTQNSTAEPSRCSSSDSDFDDDEPRKFYVHIKPVPARAPACSPEAATAQLRATAGSLILPPGPGVRRARGAPGRAGRGGRAGLMPPLCPQGTMKRHSSRDAAGKPQRPRSAPRTGSCAEKLQSDEQVSKNLFGPPLEAAFDHEDFTGEGGSSSLGFTSSPSPFSSSSPENVEDSGLDSPSHAAPGPSPDSWAPCPGTPQSPAGCRAPPPESRGTRTVQPSDSPQPLAPSPGPWGLEAVAGGDLMPAPGELTARDGLAAPPRRARSRKVSCPLARSSGDLSRSLSPSPLGSSAPSTVPERPSFSSQTGHGVSRGPSPVVLGSQDALPVATAFTEYVHAYFRGHSPSCLARVTGELTMTFPAGIVRVFSGTPPPPVLSFRLVHTTRIEHFQPNAELLFSDPSQSDPETKDFWLNMAALTDALQRQAEQNPAASYYNVVLLRYQFSRPGPQAVPLQLSAHWQCGAALTQVSVEYSYRPGATAVPTPLTNVQILLPVGEPVTNVRLQPAAT, via the exons GAGCTGCCCAGCGTGGAGCTGAGTGCTCAGGTCTGGACTCAGCTGGCCCAGAGTACAAGTCACTTCCTGGCTGTCTGACCTTG GCACCAGGCACTAGACAGAAGCCTGCGGGGGTCTCCACAGAGGCCATCGGGATGTCGTATTTTGGGGAGCATTTTTGG GGCGAGAAGAACCATGGCTTTGACGTCTTGTACCAAAGCATGAAGCAGGGACCCGTCTCCACCAAGGAGCTGGCCGACTTCATCCGGGAGAG GGCCACCATCGAGGAGACCTACTCGAAGGCGATGGCAAAGCTTTCCAAGCTGGCCAGCAACGGGACCCCCATGGG GACTTTCGCCCCGCTCTGGGAGGTCTTCCGTGTCTCCTCGGACAAGCTGGCGCTCTGCCATCTGGAGCTGACGCGGAAGCTGCAGGACCTCATCAAGGACGTGCTCCGATACGGGGAGGAACAGCTCAAGGCTCACAAGAAG TGCAAGGAGGAAGCCGTGGGCACGCTGGACGCCGTGCAGGTCCTCGCGGGCGTCAGCCAGCTCCTGCCCAAGTCCCGCGAGAACTACCTGAACCGCTGCATGGACCAGGAGCGGCTGCGGAGGGAGAGCACCAACCAGAAGGAGATGGACAAG GCCGAGACCAAGACCAAGAAGGCGGCGGAGAGCCTGCGGCGCTCGGTGGAAAAGTACAATTCGGCCCGCGCCGACTTTGAGCAGAAGATGCTGGACTCGGCTCTG CGCTTCCAAGCCCTGGAGGAGACGCACCTGCGGCACATGAAGGCGCTGCTGGGCTCCTACGCCCACTCGGTGGAGAACACCCACGTGCAGATCGGGCAG GTGCACGAGGAGTTTAAGCAGAACATAGAGAACGTCAGCGTGGAGATGCTGCTGCGCAAGTTCGCGGAGAGCAAGGGCACGGGCCGCGAGAAGCCTG GCCCCCTGGACTTCGAGGCGTACAGCACAGCAGCCCTGCAGGAAG CTATGAAGCGGCTGCGGGCCGCCAAGGCCTTTCGCCTCCCGGGACTGAGCCGGCGCGAGCGGGAGCCACCTGCAGCTGC AGACGCCCTGGAGCCCGGGTCAGGG ACGTGTGCAGAGGTGGACGAAGAAGGTTTCACTGTCCGGCCTGATGTGACCCAGAACA GCACAGCCGAGCCCTCCCGCTGCTCGTCCAGCGACTCCGACTTCGACGACGACGAGCCCCGCAAGTTCTACGTGCACATCAAGCCGGTCCCGGCCCGGGCGCCGGCCTGCAGCCCCGAGGCGGCCACCGCGCAGCTCCGGGCCACGGCGGGCAGCCTCATCCTCCCTCCCGGCCCAGGGGTGAGGCGGGCAAGGGGCGCTCCAGGTAGGGCTGGGCGGGGTGGACGCGCCGGCCTGATGCCCCCTCTTTGTCCACAGGGCACCATGAAACGCCACTCCTCAC GTGACGCTGCTGGGAAACCACAGAGGCCTCGATCCGCCCCGAGGACTGGCAG CTGTGCAGAGAAGCTGCAGTCGGACGAGCAAGTTTCCAAGAACCTCTTTGGGCCGCCCCTAGAGGCGGCCTTTGACCACGAAGATTTTACAGGTGAAGGAG GCTCCAGCAGCCTCGGCTTCACCTCCAGCCCCTCGCCTTTCTCGTCCTCGTCGCCCGAGAACGTGGAGGACTCCGGCCTGGACTCGCCGTCCCACGCGGCGCCCGGCCCCTCCCCGGATTCCTGGGCCCCCTGCCCGGGCACCCCGCAGAGCCCTGCTGGCTGTAGGGCACCGCCCCCGGAGTCGAGGGGGACACGGACCGTGCAACCGTCGGACTCGCCCCAGCCCCTCGCGCCATCCCCGGGCCCCTGGGGGCTGGAGGCTGTGGCCGGAGGAG ACCTGATGCCTGCGCCTGGCGAGCTCACAGCCAGGGACGGCCTGGCAGCGCCACCCCGGAGAGCCCGCTCCAGGAAGGTGTCCTGCCCCCTCGCGCGCAGCAGCGGGGACCTG TCTCGGTCCCTCAGCCCCTCGCCACTGGGCTCCTCGGCCCCCAGCACAGTTCCAGAACGGCCCAGCTTCTCCTCCCAGACAGGCCACG GAGTCTCCCGGGGCCCAAGCCCTGTGGTCCTGGGCTCCCAGGATGCCCTGCCCGTGGCCACTGCCTTCACCGAGTATGTCCACGCCTACTTCCGGGGCCACAGCCCCAG ctgcctgGCTCGGGTAACTGGGGAGCTGACCATGACCTTCCCTGCCGGCATCGTGCGTGTGTTCAGTGGGACCCCACCCCCGCCGGTCCTCAGCTTCCGCCTCGTGCACACGACCCGCATTGAGCACTTCCAGCCCAATGCTGAACTGCTCTTCAG TGACCCCTCCCAGAGCGACCCTGAGACCAAAGACTTCTGGCTCAACATGGCGGCTCTGACGGACGCCCTGCAGCGCCAGGCAGAGCAGAACCCGGCTGCCTCCTACTACAATGTGGTGCTCCTACGATACCAG TTCTCGCGCCCGGGGCCGCAGGCCGTGCCCCTGCAGCTGAGCGCGCACTGGCAGTGCGGGGCGGCCCTCACTCAGGTCTCGGTGGAGTACAGCTACCGGCCTGGGGCCACGGCCGTGCCCACGCCGCTCACCAACGTCCAGATCCTGCTGCCTGTGGGGGAGCCGGTGACCAACGTGCGCCTGCAGCCGGCCGCCACTTG a